The DNA region GCGCAGAGGTTGGCGCAGGCAAGCAAGAGGTGCAGCTGTGAAGATGTCTACCTTCTTGTTCGCATGTGCAGCGACAGCGGTATTTGCGGCTTCCATATTGCAGGCGCAGGATGCTCCTCAACCCGCTCTACGATTGGATATACCTCACTCCGATAATCCGTTTAATGCGTATCATGCGACGTTAGCGCCATCACCGAATCTGGCAAACTCGGCAAGGCTCGATACCCTCATTCATAATGGCGTGCTGGATTTAAGTTTGAAGGACGCAATTGAGCTGGCTCTCGAGAATAACCTCGATCTTGCGATTGCAAGATATAACATTCCGATTGCTGAGGCAGATATTCTGCGAACACGGGCTGGAGGATCATTCCGCGGGGTAAACACAGGTGTTGTTCAAAACACGCCGGGTGGCGGAGTTGGCGGCTTCGGATCTGGATCGAATGGCGCTGGCGCGGGCGGAACGTCGGGCGGAGCAGGCGGTGCAGGTTCGGGCGCATCCGGACTGGTTCAATCGACACTTGGTGCTGGAACGAACGTCTCGTCATACGACCCGATGCTCACAGGATCGTTGAACAATGAGCACTACACCCAGCCATTATCCAATACCTCCATCTATGGCATCCAGACTCTGCAAGAGAACACGACCAACGGCAACATCGGGTACTCCCAGGCATTTCCAACGGGCACAACGTTGTCTGCGATCTTCGACAATAGTCGGGGTGCGACAAATAGTCCGAATAGTTTTCTGAATCCTACTCTGAATTCGTACTACCACGTTGCGCTACAACAACAGTTGCTGGCAGGATTCGGCTTTGGGCCGAATCTTCGATATCTGCGGATTGCGAAAAACAACCAGAAGATTTCTGATGCAGCCTTCAAATTGCAGGTGGTGACAACGATCACGCAGATCGAAAATATGTATTGGGATCTTGTTGCCGCGTATGAAGATGAACAGGTAAAGACACAGTCATTGGAGTTCGCGCAGCGGACACTGGACATTGGCCGCAAGCAGCTCGTGCTCCAGGCAATTCCTGCAATGGAAGTAATGAAGGACGAGGGCGAAGTTGCCAACTGCGAGCAGGATCTTACGATTGCGAAATCAACGCTCCAATTTCAAGAACTGCTAATCAAAAATGCACTAACGAAAAATTTGGATGACCCGGTTCTGGAAGCGATGCCTGTGCATCCTACTGACTCGAGTGCGATACAGCCTGATACGACAACCGGATCGACAGAAGATAGCACCGCGCTGGCTCTTCGTGACCGCATCGAATTGAAAGAGTCAGACATTGATCTTCAAAATCGAAACATAAGTCGAGATGCGGCTCGAAACGCTCTGCTGCCAACGGTCTCACTGATGGCGTACTACGGTGGCACCGGCCTGGCCGGTCCTCCTAATCCAGCATCCAATATTACTTCCACAGCCGAGACAAGCTGGGGTGGCGCAGTGCAGCACGCATTCAACAACACGGCTCCCGACTACTATGTGGGCGTATCGGTAAATATTCCGATACGCAATCGCGTGGCGAAATCGGATCAGTACCGCGCAGAGCTTGAGATGGGGCAGGCTCAACTTCGACTACAGCAGTTGAGAAAACAGATCCGCATCGAGGTGCGTAATGCACAGTACGCGCTGGAGCAGAGCAAGGCGCGTGTTGAATTTGCTACGAAGGCGCGCGACCTTGCGAAGAAAACCTTCGACATTACAGCGAAGGAGCAAGAGCTTGGCGCGGGATCGAGCTATCAGACACTAACTGCCCGGCACGATCTGGCCGAAGCGCAGTCCACGCTGGTGGCAGCGATGACGGCATATCAGAAGTCCAAGATTGAATTAGGGCGTTCTATAGGTTCGACGTTGGAGGATAACCAGATTTCGATAGAATCAGCGAGGACGGGCGTAGTCCCGGGCGAGCAGTAACGGGAGAACGCTGGTATGGTGTCGGAATCTAGAGCGAGCGATGTGCAATCAGGAAACGAGACAGCGTGCAGACTGCTCATTGCTGATGATCAGCCCCACATCCTCGAGGCACTGCGCCTGCTGCTCAAACCGGAGGGCTATCAGCTTGAGATGGTGCGTACACCAGCGCTTGCTCTTGAAGCATTAGCGCATGAAAGTTTCGATGGCGTTCTTATCGATCTGAACTACACGCGCGATACCACTTCCGGGCTTGAAGGGCTTGATCTGGTGACGCGTGTGAAGGAGCTGGATGCGCAGTTGCCGGTAATTGTGATGACGGCATGGGGAAACATCGATCTCGCTGTGGAGGCTATGCGCCGAGGCGCCGGAGACTTTATTCAGAAGCCGTGGGAGAATGCTCGCCTGCTCAACATCCTGCGAACGCAGATGGAGTTGCATCGCAGCCAGAAGCGAACGCAATGGCTCGAAGCGGAAAATCGCATCCTTCGTGCCCATGGTGTTCCGGACTTCATCGCATCGGCTGCAACGATGCGTCCCGTAGTCGAGATGATGGCTCGAATAGGACCCTCCGATGCGAACGTATTGGTGACAGGGGAGCATGGCACAGGCAAAGAGGTGGTTGCTCAAATGCTCCATCGATTGTCATCGCGTGCAGATCGCACGCTGGTAGCGGTCAATACAGGCGCGCTGCCGGAAGGAACCTTTGAGAGTGAGTTATTCGGCCATGTGAAAGGTGCCTTTACCGATGCACGCGCAGACCGGATTGGACGTTTTGAGCTGGCGAGCGGAGGAACACTCTTTCTCGACGAGATTGCGAACATTCCGGTGCGCCAGCAGGCTAAACTTCTGCGTGTGCTTGAGACCGGTGAAATGGAGCGAGTCGGATCTTCAAAGACGCAAACGGTAAATGTGCGCATGATCTCTGCAACCAACGCCGATCTGCGAGCAGAGTGTGCCGCGGGACGTTTTAGGGAAGACCTGCTTTTTCGTTTGAACACGGTCGAGATTAGCTTGCCGCCGTTGCGAGAGCGGCGCGAAGATATTCCAGCCCTGGCAGGATATTTTCTGACTCGATATGCGGCGCGCTATCGAAGGGCAATCGTAGGGCTGGAGCCGACGGCCTTGCAGATGATGATGCGTTACAGCTGGCCGGGCAATGTGCGGGAGTTGGACCATACCATCGAGCGCGCTGTTCTTATGGCCAGAGGTGACCGCATTGAAGCGCCAGATCTTGGATTGCAGGCGCAACCGGTTTCTGCGCAGAGTCTCGATGATATGAGCCTTGAAACGGTAGAGGCAATCCTGATTCGCAAAGCGTTGGCGCGCTTCGATGGCAATGTTAGCCACGCTGCCGATGCACTGGGCCTCAGCAGGGGAGCGCTCTATCGGCGCATAGAGAAATATGGTCTCTGAGCAAAGGTCGAGCAGCCCAACTCGACGTAAGCGGTTGCCGCTTGGCGCTTCGAGACATCGGCTTAGCTTTGAACGACGGTTACGCATCTGGCTTTATCGGCTTAGCTTTGAACGACGGTTACGCATCTGGCTTTATCTGCTTGGCTTGCCGGCTCTTATATTGTGCTGGGTTTTGCTATGGCAGCATTCTGTCGATATTTCGATTCAATGTCTGCTTCTGCTGGTATTTGCAGCTGGTTGGGCGCTTGCAGTTTCCTTCTTAACCGAGCAGATTATTCGTCCCTTGCAAACCTTGTCGAATGTGGTAGCAGCTCTGCGCGAGGACGATTATTCCTTTCGCGCTCGTGGCGGGCGCCGAAACGATGCTCTCGGTGATCTGGCATTGGAGATCAATGCGTTAGCAGCGATGTTGCAGAGTCAGCGGGCAAGTTCTCTCGAGGCTATGGCTCTTGTGGAGCGGGTGATGAGTTCTATGCAGTCGCCCATGCTTGCCTTTGATCCCGAAGGCAGATTGAAGTTATTGAATACAGCAGGTGAGCGTGCATTTGGCTTGAGCGTCTCTACGGCGCTGAATCGCTCTGCAGAGGTGCTCAAGCTAACGCATCTTTTGAAGGCAAGCGACGACGATCTGCTCTCTCTTGATGGAGCGCAGCCGACGGCGCGTTGGGTCGTCAAGCGATCGAGCTTTCGCCTGCGCGGAGTGCCTCATACGCTGCTTGTGCTCTCTGATGTCAGTGCAGCGCTGCATGAAGAGGAGCGCACCGCCTGGAAAAGGCTGATCCGGGTACTTGGTCATGAGATAAACAATTCGCTCACGCCAATCAAATCGATTGCTGGCAGTCTACGCGGAAGGTTCACTTCTTTGCAGACGAGCAATATAGACCGCAGCGATTTTGCGAGTGGCCTTGAGGTGATTGAGAACCGCGCCGAATCACTGAACCGCTTTCTGCAAGCCTATCGGCAGCTCATGGGGCTCCCTGCTCCGAAGCTGGCCCCGGTATCGGTGACGATGATGGTGGAGTGCGTGGCGCGGTTGGAGACACGGATTAATGTTGCCGTAATGAGCGTGTCCGATGTGGAGCTGAAGGTGGATGCAGACCAGATTCAGCAAGCTCTTATCAATTTGACGCGAAATGCTGTAGAGGCGGCGTTGAGTGTTGATGGAATGGCCGACGAAGAACCCAGAGTAGAGATCGCGTGGGAAAACAGCGAGAGTGAAATCGTCATCTCCGTTCTGGACAATGGTGCGGGGTTGATGAATGCGGAAAATCTCTTCGTCCCGTTTTATACAACCAAGCCCTGCGGTACTGGTATTGGATTAGTGCTCGCCCAGCAGATTGCGCAAGCCCATAAGGGCACCGTGCATCTTGCCAATCGTAACGATGGACAAAGCGGCTGCAGGGCAGAGCTAAGACTGCCGCATCGGTCATAAAGCTGCTTCATGACGCCATGTGTGGCTTTTCCGCTCACAGTTCCTTGCCGGAGTACCAGCGAAAAGGGCGTATCTCCTGAGGATGAGAACGCACATAAGACAGAATATGGTGACGCTTTTGTGGGCCGCGGTACGAGCTCCAGCTTTGCTCGCGGTGTCCCGGCACAAGTGTAGGTTGTACCTCTGCAACTCTCTGAAATAAGGAGAGCCAGCGTTTTTTTATCGAAGCCAGCGAAAGATTCATCCGAGCCGCCAGCTCACTGTCCGATCCTCCACGAAGGGATTCGGCAAGTAGATGCTTGTCAGTCTCATGCAGATGAAGAATAGGCTCCTGATACTGAAACAGAGCGGCTGCAACTGAGCCGGAGACCGATAACGCATCTTTCCGCGTCATGATCGAAAGGCCGCGATCTTCCTGCGCGTAGGTTTCGACTGCGCGCCAAACCCCAGAGGAATGATGGAACTGACGTTGCGTTTCACCAGTCCACTCGATAAGTATCCGGTTCAGGCGATACCCAAGATGCGCTTCCATAAAGGTGAAGGGCAATAACATGTGAACTTCATCGAGCTCATCCTGGCTGAGAGAGTCGTTCAGGTAATCGCCGTTCAAAACGACGAGATCCACAGGACAATGAATATCTTCGCCACATAATACTGACTCAGGCAAGATGACAGATCTTTTCGATGCAATGCTGGCAAGGATCCGGCTGTTGAGATACGGTCTTGGTCGCTCGAGCTCCTGCGTCGCAAAATCGGGAGTAACAAATACGCTCGATCCCGATGCGACAATCCGCTTCATGTGCTTGGGCGTGGAAGATTCGATGACGACAGAGTTAAAACATCGGCTTCGAACCAGCAATCTCCATATCTTTAATGCAGGCTCGTACCCAACAATCTCCGCACCCATGTGCCGCGGTTCAATATTGAAGCAATCGGTTAGATCAGCTTCGCACATCTCACGCCAGGTCATAGCATCCCCCTGTTTTGCCGGGGCCCCAAAACTAGAGAAGTAGCCTTTTAGGATATTGCAACTCTCTGCAAAATTGTCTAACTTTTTGCAGATTCGAAAGCCGGCAATGCTGTCGGCCAACCCCGTTTTCCTATCGTCTTACCGGGCCCGCACTCTTGCTGCGTTACAGCGGCCATCCTTTCGTCGAGGTAAGAACATGGCAATCCCTTTGGCTACACTACAAACGCAAATCTCCGCCTTAGGACTGCGCTGGCGTGCCGCAGTCACCGTCAACTCAAACCATACGCTCGAACAAGCCAAGAACAGAACAGGATATGTTCCTGGACCGGGCAAGCCCTCCTTGCAGGATCGAGAACAGATTTCGCTGAAGAATCTGACAGCCCTGGCACAACCAGTGGCGCCGTCGCCCGCAGCAGGGGCAACCACAGCGGTGAAGCCTGACCTGCAGAAGCTGCCGATTGAACCGATCAAGCCCATTCCAATTCCAATTCATCCAATCATTCTTGTGCCCTCTGCGTTTGATTGGCGCAGCCACAACGGCGGAGACTACGTTACCCCCATCGTCGATCAGGGAGGTTGCGGATCATGCGTAGCCTTCGGCAGCATTGCGGCGATGGAATCGTGGATCCGCATCGTGTGGCAAAATCCGACACTAGCCGTGAAGAAGTCGGAGGCGCACCTGTGGTTCTGTTACGGACCGGCGGCCGGTGCAGGAGCCTGTCCAGGCGGCGGTTGGTGGCCTGATCCCGCCTATAGTGCCATGCAGCAGGGAATAACCGATGCTTCATGCTTTCAGTACACCAGCGCCAATCAGCCGTGCAACCTGTGCTCGAGCTGGCAGGAGACGCTAACCCATACGTCGGGCTGGCATACGATCGGCAGCGGTGTGTACGACATCAAAGCCTATATCGCAGAGCATGGACCGGTAACGACATGCTTCACCGTGTACGAGGACTTCTATTATTACTACTCGGGTGGCGTCTATACCTATAACGCGCAGACCTCCGGGTCAGTGATCGGCGGTCACTGTGTCTGCATCGTCGGATACGACGACGCGGAGGGCTGCTGGATACTCAAGAACTCATGGGGAAGCGGATGGGGCGAAAGCGGCTTCTTCCGTATGAGCTACGGAAGCTGCGGCATCGACGCAGAGGTGTGGGCGATTGAGGGAATCATCGTTCCGGCGACAGTCGGTCGGGGCAGCCATATCGATGGCTATCAAACCTCATTCAATAACCAGCAGCATGTGAACTTTATTGGCACTGATAGTCATGTTCACGAACTGGTGTACACCGACCATTGGGCGCATAACGATCTGACCGCGGCAGCGGGCGCACCAAATGCCGCAGCCGGAAGCCCGCTCGATGGATATGAGACTGCATACAGCAGCCAGCAGCACGTGAATTACCTTGGCACTGATGGCCATGTTCACGAGCTGTATTACACCAACCGCTGGGCACACAACGATCTGACGGTCGTTGCAGGTGCTCCTGCTGCGGCTTCGTGGAGTTCGCTCGATGGATATGCGACAACGTTCAACAATCAACAGCACGTCAACTTCATCGGCGCAAACTGCCATGTCTACGAACTGGTCTACACCGATCATTGGGCGTGCAACGACCTCACTCAAATTACCAAGGCGACAAACACCGTTGTGGGCAGCCCGTTGGATGGCTACCAGACGACGTTCAACAACCAACAGCATGTGAACTATATTGGCGAAGACGGCCATGTGCATGAGCTGGTCTACACCGACCACTGGGCGCATAACGACCTCACCAATGCCGCCGGTGCTCCCGGTGTCACGCCAGGAAGCGGGTTGGATGGCTATCAAACTTCGTTCAACAATCAGCAGCACGTCAACTTTATTGGCCCCAATAACCATGTCTACGAACTCGTCTATACCGATCACTGGGCGCATAACGACCTTACCCAGATAACCGGTGCCCCTGTCACCGCTTCGCAAAGCGC from Edaphobacter dinghuensis includes:
- a CDS encoding TolC family protein; the protein is MSTFLFACAATAVFAASILQAQDAPQPALRLDIPHSDNPFNAYHATLAPSPNLANSARLDTLIHNGVLDLSLKDAIELALENNLDLAIARYNIPIAEADILRTRAGGSFRGVNTGVVQNTPGGGVGGFGSGSNGAGAGGTSGGAGGAGSGASGLVQSTLGAGTNVSSYDPMLTGSLNNEHYTQPLSNTSIYGIQTLQENTTNGNIGYSQAFPTGTTLSAIFDNSRGATNSPNSFLNPTLNSYYHVALQQQLLAGFGFGPNLRYLRIAKNNQKISDAAFKLQVVTTITQIENMYWDLVAAYEDEQVKTQSLEFAQRTLDIGRKQLVLQAIPAMEVMKDEGEVANCEQDLTIAKSTLQFQELLIKNALTKNLDDPVLEAMPVHPTDSSAIQPDTTTGSTEDSTALALRDRIELKESDIDLQNRNISRDAARNALLPTVSLMAYYGGTGLAGPPNPASNITSTAETSWGGAVQHAFNNTAPDYYVGVSVNIPIRNRVAKSDQYRAELEMGQAQLRLQQLRKQIRIEVRNAQYALEQSKARVEFATKARDLAKKTFDITAKEQELGAGSSYQTLTARHDLAEAQSTLVAAMTAYQKSKIELGRSIGSTLEDNQISIESARTGVVPGEQ
- a CDS encoding sigma-54-dependent transcriptional regulator; the protein is MVSESRASDVQSGNETACRLLIADDQPHILEALRLLLKPEGYQLEMVRTPALALEALAHESFDGVLIDLNYTRDTTSGLEGLDLVTRVKELDAQLPVIVMTAWGNIDLAVEAMRRGAGDFIQKPWENARLLNILRTQMELHRSQKRTQWLEAENRILRAHGVPDFIASAATMRPVVEMMARIGPSDANVLVTGEHGTGKEVVAQMLHRLSSRADRTLVAVNTGALPEGTFESELFGHVKGAFTDARADRIGRFELASGGTLFLDEIANIPVRQQAKLLRVLETGEMERVGSSKTQTVNVRMISATNADLRAECAAGRFREDLLFRLNTVEISLPPLRERREDIPALAGYFLTRYAARYRRAIVGLEPTALQMMMRYSWPGNVRELDHTIERAVLMARGDRIEAPDLGLQAQPVSAQSLDDMSLETVEAILIRKALARFDGNVSHAADALGLSRGALYRRIEKYGL
- a CDS encoding sensor histidine kinase, whose product is MVAALREDDYSFRARGGRRNDALGDLALEINALAAMLQSQRASSLEAMALVERVMSSMQSPMLAFDPEGRLKLLNTAGERAFGLSVSTALNRSAEVLKLTHLLKASDDDLLSLDGAQPTARWVVKRSSFRLRGVPHTLLVLSDVSAALHEEERTAWKRLIRVLGHEINNSLTPIKSIAGSLRGRFTSLQTSNIDRSDFASGLEVIENRAESLNRFLQAYRQLMGLPAPKLAPVSVTMMVECVARLETRINVAVMSVSDVELKVDADQIQQALINLTRNAVEAALSVDGMADEEPRVEIAWENSESEIVISVLDNGAGLMNAENLFVPFYTTKPCGTGIGLVLAQQIAQAHKGTVHLANRNDGQSGCRAELRLPHRS
- a CDS encoding C1 family peptidase, yielding MAIPLATLQTQISALGLRWRAAVTVNSNHTLEQAKNRTGYVPGPGKPSLQDREQISLKNLTALAQPVAPSPAAGATTAVKPDLQKLPIEPIKPIPIPIHPIILVPSAFDWRSHNGGDYVTPIVDQGGCGSCVAFGSIAAMESWIRIVWQNPTLAVKKSEAHLWFCYGPAAGAGACPGGGWWPDPAYSAMQQGITDASCFQYTSANQPCNLCSSWQETLTHTSGWHTIGSGVYDIKAYIAEHGPVTTCFTVYEDFYYYYSGGVYTYNAQTSGSVIGGHCVCIVGYDDAEGCWILKNSWGSGWGESGFFRMSYGSCGIDAEVWAIEGIIVPATVGRGSHIDGYQTSFNNQQHVNFIGTDSHVHELVYTDHWAHNDLTAAAGAPNAAAGSPLDGYETAYSSQQHVNYLGTDGHVHELYYTNRWAHNDLTVVAGAPAAASWSSLDGYATTFNNQQHVNFIGANCHVYELVYTDHWACNDLTQITKATNTVVGSPLDGYQTTFNNQQHVNYIGEDGHVHELVYTDHWAHNDLTNAAGAPGVTPGSGLDGYQTSFNNQQHVNFIGPNNHVYELVYTDHWAHNDLTQITGAPVTASQSALDGYQTTFNNQQHVNYLGADNHIHELVYTDHWAHNDLTSAAGAPGAMARTPLDGYQTTFNNQQHVNYIGADGQIHELVYTNHWADNDLSEVYH